A segment of the Lycium ferocissimum isolate CSIRO_LF1 chromosome 10, AGI_CSIRO_Lferr_CH_V1, whole genome shotgun sequence genome:
TCCTTAACACACAATATCAGCTCAAGTATTTTTTATAAGTTTTCTTGCTCTTCTCAGTTCCAATTTTGCTATGGCTTTTTGCAGTAAAAACGGGTTATTTCCTGCAGCTTCCATTTTGCTTGTTGGGCTGTTAATGTGCAGTACCCAAATGAAAGGTCTCTCTCGATCTCCCTCTTCTTTCTCTCACACACGCACTCACGTATGCTACATATATATTGTATGACCTCTCCATAACAAtcattctctataacaacatttcattataacAATCATATTTTCTATGGAATCGgtctttcatgttatgttatgttatgtattctctataacagcatttagctatagcaacaaaaaaatatcAGAAAAAACGATACTGTTATACAGAGGTTTGATTGTATACTCACCTTGTATCTAGAGGCGGattcaatatttatattttatggCTTCAATCCTTGGTTTTTAGTATTGAACACAATATACTTTTAAATTATGGGTTCAAGCGTACTATTTGTTACAATTTTAGTAATTTTCtatacataaatttatgctccaCATTAGAACTACAAGGTTCATCTAAACCCGCATGCCTTGATATTGCATCTGCATTTTACTTATACACACTAGTAATGTAAATTTTTATTCTATATATTAGGAGCATTTTAATATATCGTGGGAGATAACCTACCTTATTTACTAGGTTACCAATCCTACTTATTATAAATAATTGCATGTAATTACTTCAAGGTGACCTGACAATATAACAATTTTGTCACTGTTAGTGTAAAACGAGTTAAAAGTCCAAGTGAAAAACACTACATATTTTAGTGAGCTAATCCGCGTTTACCTTATTCCAGGAGGGTGCAGTAGGTCCTATTGATAAGGACATAAAATACAGACGCAATCGTGAGTCTGTGACATTTACAAAGATCtttacaaaatgtattttatagACTtcaaataatgtctcaaaataatcCTTGCAAACCAAAACATAATTTCTTTATGGAGGTATTAACCAACCATCCTGAATTGATTTTTTCCAAATAGTTGTTTTGACGCCACGCCAATAGATAATATAAAGAATTTCTAgtgctttattttattttattttattttattgtgtgTAATGCTTGcctaagaaaaatataaatagagaAATATGGCCAGTGAGCATTTGTATAACTGATCTCAATTTGTTTTTATTGAGGCGTTGTTATTGTTAGGCAAAATAGCTAAAGACTCTCTTAAACTTGGCACGAATTAATAGTTGCATACCTAAACTACTAGTAGTCTTAGTTACCCCCTTGAACTTGGCTATTTGACAGTATTTACTCCCTTAGACATTGATGTGACAAAGCCCATGGCTACACTGTCGTTTAGGCGCGTGcggatgaaaaaagaaaagaaaaatcagctCCTAAATAGGCTGTTTTTCAACTATTAATCGCCATTAGCCTTGTTAATATTAGAACTATCATTTTGATGTTTTTCTCCTCATAAATGCAGGAGTGCAGTCGGTTGGAGTATGCTATGGAAAAATTGCCAACAATTTACCATCAGAGCAAGATGTCATAAAACTATACAATGCTAATGGcattaaaaaaatgagaatCTACTACCCAGATAAAAACGTGTTTAATGCACTCAAAGGTAGTGATATTGAAATAATTCTTGATGTCCCAAATCAAGATCTTGAAGCCCTAACCAATCCTTCAACTGCCGATGCTTGGGTGAAAGATAATGTAAGAAGTTATATCCCAGAtgttaaatttaaatatatagcTGTCGGAAATGAAGTTGATCCCAGTACAAATACCGGTCAATATGCGCAATATGTTGCTCCCGCGATGGAGAACGTTCACAATGCATTATCAGCAGCAGGGTTGCAAGATCAAATTAAAGTCTCAACCGCGACATATTCAGGGCTATTAGCAAACACCTATCCACCCAAAGATGGTATTTTTCGCGAAGAATACAAAAACTTCATCAATCCCATAATAGGATTTCTAGCACAAAATAACCTTCCACTCTTAGCCAATATTTACCCTTATTTTGGCTATACTGATAACCCTGCTGACATTTTGCTTTCTTATGCATTGTTCAATCagcaagaaaaaaatgatgCAGGATATCAAAACCTTTTTGATGCCCTTTTGGATTCTATGTATTTTGCTACAGAGAAACTTGGAGGACAAAATATTGAGATTATTGTATCGGAAAGCGGTTGGCCTTCTGAAGGAGACCCTGCAGCAACGATAGAAAATGCTCAGACTTATTATGCGAATTTGATTAATCATGTAAAAGGAGGTGCAGGAACTCCAAAGAAACCTGGAAAGACAATAGAAACTTATTTGTTCGCCATGTTTGACGAAAATCACAAGGAAGGGAAAATCAGTGAGAAACATTTTGGGCTCTTTTATCCAGATCAGAGGCCTAAGTATCAACTCAATTTCAATTAATATAGCATATCTATTTAAATATATAGTGATATGAATTGTAATAAAGAGAAATGGTGTATCTTTCTCCTCAATAGAAAATGTACCTCTTATATCTCCTTGATATCAATATGTTTTACTCAGAGTTgtcaatttttgttttcttactcAGCTCTGGAAAAGAAGGTTGGGCATCGAATCGAGATGATCCAAATTGAGTCAAGTCCGAACAAACTTATTATAGGCTACAACATATATAGACCACAATTGAGCTTCTATAGTACTAAGCCAAGTCTAAATGTGTTCGTATATGTATTTACCTTTAGAAAAATTTAAATTCACAATAACTTGAGAATCATTAATATTTTTGTTTGAGAATTAGTATGTAGTTAGTGATTGAAATGATTGGGAGTCGTTTGGACAGgctttgaaatcatgatttgaaaccatgagatgaaatcatagATGAactcatgtttggacatgcaatttggatttcttaagttggattttttcttatagacataaaaatcccacaagttgtgaaaactataaAAACTTTCCCAATTTTTatataatcttaccaaatgagcaagtcatagttcataacaaaattaatacgcaaTTAGAAGgcctttttgaaaaatataacatcaattgatcaaactttagttcaataaaaagaaaatttaacatgaataataatgtaactactctttaatataatcctcccacattaATAAAGGTTAgtagaagttaatgaggttggtgagagtaattgttaaaaatatctaccaacttataggtctttttttacaaaatataaacttatgggccAAGTTTTACagttaaaatttttgaaatcatgatttgaaatcccaaattatgcctttttgaatgatttgggatttcatctatgagatgaaatcgcatgtgtaacgacccgtttggtcgttattgcaattttgacccatttacccccgttgacccttccccgagccctGTGAGTACGATTTTGATCCGCGGGGATGGTTGGTACTTTTCCCGAGGTAGTCGGGCCagttttatgatgacttatgtgaaatagaaccttaaagtgaaaagcCTTTGACCAATGgttaacttttgggtaaacaagccttttttggaattttgtcGATTTTGTGAGGTCTGGaaggtcgattatgacttggtagggTACATGGTTCGGTTCTCGAGGCATTTGGTTGCGTTATGGGcattggttggaaacttgattttatccgtttgggggttgacttggtaaattagacctccgttgggaattccgaggccacgagtgagttcgtagcatgtttttacgtGTGAGTGCATATCTAGTTTGTGTACGGGAgccctcaaattgatgttggGATTTTCCGATTGACTTGTGAAAAATCATATTTCTAGTTTCTAGTGTGTTCACCATGGCGGGCTTAGTGCCGCCATGGCAAGGTCTTGACCGCCATGGCGAGGGCCTGTGCTTTAATGAATTTTCGCCATGGCGGATGGTCTGACCTCCACGGCGCTCGTGACCACCGTGGCGGATCGACGGACTAgatctttattttatcttccTAAGTTCGAAGCATTAGTCTAAAACACCTAGAACCTAATTCCAAGGGATAGAAGAGGTGATTCTTGAAGGTATTGGGGGAAATCATCTACTGGGGTAAGTTTCAATCTTCTATCTAGCTTTACTACCTTCTTCTTTGAGTTTCCATGGTAGTTTGTGGTCCTAGTATGCAGGTAATGAGACTTATGGTATTATTCATGAACCTTTTTTATAAATTGATTAAGTGTTGCTTCAATTACTGTTTATATCATCTAGAAGTGTATATTAATACATTCTAGGATGGAACTACTCTATAGTTCAAGAATCTAATCATGAGACTTAGGgtcaaattgggggttttgactaATTGACGAAATTGAAGGGTCTAatgtgattagaaacccatgtaATTAAGGATTATTATTGTTGGGACtatgggtagggtaatttcacccttaatttcccattttgccctcatgactcgttaggggtattttgattaatttttctcGAATCAATTCTTCTTCCGATTAGTTGGTTTATTGTAGTCATTTGCTTATTTAGCATTGCTAATTGTTATACTCCGAGCTATCCAAGGCACTTCGTAAGGGTAAGGCTCAGGTTTGGCTGTTCGTGGCACCAGGTgggcatcgaggtaggttacggcttacctttcggttagactcTAATTAGTGAAACATATGTGGGAGTTAGATATTgatggggaaagcatgataaGCTTTCAGGTATGtagttgggatggaattctattaggttggttgttgttgattgtggcttgttgccctgttattgtgattagacttgttGCCTTAAttgatgtgttgtgatatgtattgcacttattttctctcttgttgtgtcatttatcatcggagaaaagaaggataatgagattaggcctgaatcgtgttgtataattatgataataCACGATTgaaatcttgattatgattcactgttgatgataatatcatgcattgcatacattctcatttcacatgtatattgatatcgaattatgacttggtactgatgatggtatttgagaaaatggagcactttggagacacaagacttagttgtgaggtgtgCTATATTTGGAAGTAAAGGGTGTCATAGACTCTCTATGCTAATTAAACTGGTTCGTTAATTTATTCCATGGTTGAGCATTATgcattcattctcattcctCATGCTTACATCTTGGTTGATGTTCCAAATTGGGGTTTCGATACCTAAACCATATTTGAGCACtcatcttgcatatatatatatatattactcatctttatatatatatatatatatatatatatatatatatatatatatatatataggcacatcTGACAGGGGGTAAGGATGTGGCCTATCGTGTGATATGTATAAGGCATATTTGACAGAGGgtgagtgtcacgacccaaacagcTGTAGCGTGTcgtattttttccgattcgcaTCTGCACTTGTttcattaaaaaagaaagtgtcccggggaagtacggttgtcaatcgtaccgggaaaaggaaaaaatatacttctacgtggatggtgctctaaatggacttattttagagtcgccacctaatttttaggaaattagaaaaaccagttcgaaaagggttcatttaaagcagttaagttttaaaagaatcctaatctaaccaaagtatgggtaagggttctagtgatccccCGGCGAAGGTGTTAGGCCCcctggtattaaggatccgctcaatagcggtttacctacgggtgttataccccatttcaACCGAGGTCAAAATGGTTTACAACATTTCGGTAATTCCGGGGTGATTTAAAGTTaagggagtcgccacctaattagttacggtgaattagggcacctaaagattattaaagtaattatctaaagttgatgttattttaaagtctacgaaaccaaaagattctaggtacgggttcaactaatctagagggaaggtattaggcatcctctaaattccattaacaatggttaaccgaccggactaacaattaattaggctaagtgtaagtataatattttaaatgttTAGAAAATGACTTGAAAATGTTGCTAAAGTTATAGATATATAAGAATAGTATTTAAATAGGACTTGTATGGATTGAGTAAGGGGATTTTGAAACAGTATTGTGTGaactttagaaaaaaaaaaaaaacctctttaAGTTTCTAAGAACAAACTTGAGCTCAAAGTTAGACTCACACCATAAATCATTCTAGAGTTGAAATGTTTGGTTGGCAAATCATTTTACTATTTTTTAACCATCATTTCAATCGTTAACCAAAGGACAAAATCTATGTAATTAGCCAACTTTGGTGGGAATTCTGTTAGACTAAATCGATTTCCtaaatcctaaaaaaaaaacatgctctctaaaaataaattacttttgcCATAAAGCTAAGGAATGAATCTAAATAGTCACGTAAAACAAAGCTAGTAGCGCCTAATTatcaaactaaaatataaccACAACAAGCAAACAAACATCAAGGGGTGTAAAGGAGATGATTAAGGCCGTATTGGCTCCCATAGAAGGACGAAGTTTCCGGTGATTCGCCGTTTGGCTAGCCACCCTCTTTGTTTTCTATTCGGATGAGTGTCGAAGAATGAGCTTTGAGTAGGAAGACGCATGCAAAGTCCGAATGCcatatatgtcacaccccagtcctgatggggcatgatgggcactcgacccttacttagagccaAGCGAACCCACtagttctcgttatactcatagtctCATTGGGCCCTTAAAGCatggaatgaaatgcatgatgaaagtttttcagaaaaacattctttccgtctttatcaaatcaagtaagatctgcaatcatatgaaatctgtaaggtaatgcatgataatacatcgcttacagagccgcttgcaaaccgacatactatatacgtgactcgtccgcaaagtctctaacataaatcattataccatgacatggatactcgactcggcaacactccggaaagaaatggagctcgccaatccggtggaacatcggaacatcttctagccaTATCCTCTACTCGTACCGTATACACTcgcgcgtggcatgaaacgcacgcGTCCTGAAGTggacgtcgtacgaataatgtgcgagtatgtaaggcatgaataataacataatatagatatgaaaagtgACAATGAGTAAGAGAGATAACTCGAACAtccggatgcctcataaggcggatgtcatgcatgcttagccttttaaaaaaaacatttcatacatatacatactaacatgcccggccataaaggctcggtgtgaaagtaacatgcccggccatgaAGGCTCGGTGTGAAAGTAACATGCCTGGCCATGAAGGCTCGGtgtgatatataagtagtatcatgcccggccatttaaggctcggtgttatcatcattagcttgcgtccaggcctccgcgtcgggcaatatcataacatgcccgttgcggtggtgtgcacatctacgtgcctgcccggccgactatagcgcggcacggtgtgagaaaaatacatacatatatatataaagcatgcataagagcccaatcaaaagccacggcagtatcggagtgacgtaaggtcggtaacctccgattatattatggaataattatcgtcgctttgtctcgcttgaaggaacaattaatttaaggtgagactatcaatggggAATAGAACTAAGAGAAAATGTAGAATAAGACCATAAATCTCATAGGTCATCAAGTCATGtacttttggaatcttaaaagaaatagtcatcttccatgaacaaaattgagacgtcaagaaatagtttaacgttctcacaTCGTCATCGAAAACAtaaacttgaaacctttaaacatgaaatcatccttatcattttcatcataataacattctcatctttgacatcatcattgttattGAAAAACATTCCCATCGTTGCCATCATAAGGGCTCACATAATCACAACCTTTGGTTTGGAAGatacaaatattttggaaaacatttatggattatcaggaaggaaatcatgcctcgGACTCTTAGACTTTTTAACTTTGGATAACaaggaaaatatgaaaacatttataaaatccTAACCTagagatcatgcctttgaaagaaagagacgagccttaacatacctggaagatactTCTCGATTTCCAACTTATTTCCTGTCTTGC
Coding sequences within it:
- the LOC132032440 gene encoding glucan endo-1,3-beta-glucosidase, acidic-like — its product is MAFCSKNGLFPAASILLVGLLMCSTQMKGVQSVGVCYGKIANNLPSEQDVIKLYNANGIKKMRIYYPDKNVFNALKGSDIEIILDVPNQDLEALTNPSTADAWVKDNVRSYIPDVKFKYIAVGNEVDPSTNTGQYAQYVAPAMENVHNALSAAGLQDQIKVSTATYSGLLANTYPPKDGIFREEYKNFINPIIGFLAQNNLPLLANIYPYFGYTDNPADILLSYALFNQQEKNDAGYQNLFDALLDSMYFATEKLGGQNIEIIVSESGWPSEGDPAATIENAQTYYANLINHVKGGAGTPKKPGKTIETYLFAMFDENHKEGKISEKHFGLFYPDQRPKYQLNFN